In Aegilops tauschii subsp. strangulata cultivar AL8/78 chromosome 3, Aet v6.0, whole genome shotgun sequence, one genomic interval encodes:
- the LOC109764897 gene encoding uncharacterized protein has translation MEGIAEELGVPVEVLLRGLPPRLRHAADGVILRRFARLGCHADFLRVRDPLTPDVMRPEEAFARVRGHLMPYMTLEDAAAIYRALREEEGPATSHHREVVITNREVLLAKYDSYRSIVEQADLLDRVSVHVEEALTLRLQAQFQTSVADLGTALTSLREHAWRMVFLYLREGNILEAKHYLDICFPRVSQIIDNNPSIAFQAYEHLLTTLEADFDGEELDPMFHMHNFLACLACYRLMYIKGTNLAFIISLVECFVADMVKKRDYLMGRLTVRTLIGAAPTN, from the exons ATGGAGGGCATCGCGGAGGAGCTGGGGGTGCCCGTTGAGGTTTTGCTGCGGGGTCTCCCGCCGCGTCTCCGGCACGCCGCCGACGGCGTCATCCTGCGCCGTTTCGCGCGCCTCGGCTGCCACGCGGATTTCCTTCGCGTCCGAGACCCGCTGACCCCGGATGTGATGCGGCCAGAGGAGGCATTTGCCCGTGTTCGAGGTCACCTCATGCCGTACATGACCCTAGAGGACGCGGCGGCCATCTACCGGgccctgcgggaggaggaggggcCCGCGACCTCGCATCACCGCGAGGTGGTCATCACCAACCGCGAAGTCCTGCTGGCCAAGTACGACTCCTACCGCAGCATCGTGGAGCAGGCTGACTTGCTGGACAGGGTGAGCGTTCATGTGGAGGAGGCGTTGACGCTTCGTCTCCAGGCGCAGTTTCAGACTTCTGTTGCAGATCTTGGGACGGCCCTGACAAGTCTTAGGGAGCACGCATGGCGGATGGTGTTCCTCTACCTGCGGGAAG GCAACATTTTGGAGGCGAAGCATTATCTTGATATATGCTTTCCAAGGGTATCCCAGATTATTGACAACAACCCATCTATAGCCTTCCAAGCTTATGAACATCTGTTGACAACCCTCGAGGCCGATTTTGATG GCGAGGAACTGGATCCGATGTTTCACATGCACAATTTCTTGGCTTGCTTAGCATGTTATAGATTGATGTACATCAAGGGAACAAACCTAGCATTCATCATCTCTTTGGTTGAGTGCTTTGTGGCGGATATGGTAAAGAAGAGGGATTATCTGATGGGTCGACTCACAGTACGGACATTGATCGGCGCTGCACCCACAAATTAA